The following are encoded in a window of Scleropages formosus chromosome 7, fSclFor1.1, whole genome shotgun sequence genomic DNA:
- the LOC108926347 gene encoding nuclear factor of activated T-cells 5-like isoform X2 produces MPMGCPRTACPPSSSPTMHSPSCVTDQAAEHDNPAAGEGPSSSGVVRALAIESKSSGVEPDAMGCSSGGGNWSGGAGGTAPQPQQFQSTPSKRRTVLNISPPPEDLLDDSRMSSHEDPTQDSEQSASIWMDDSASNFSIVSSGSYNDNTEVPRKSRKRTPRQRPGPKPTSASEASMDVFDADSAKGPHFVLSQLASDIKACPKGSSAEGLQSSSPKASTLSVQYPAKSEGKELKILVQPETQHRARYLTEGSRGSVKDRTQQGFPTVKVEGVNEPVVLQVFVGNDAGRVKPHGFYQACRVTGRNTTACKEVDIDSTTVIEVGLDPSNNMTLAVDCVGILKLRNADVEARIGVAGSKKKSTRARLVFRVNIPRPDGSVLILQAPSSPILCTQPAGAPEILKKSLHSCSVKGGEEVFLIGKNFLKGAKVIFQENPADENSWQAEAEIDMELFHQNHLIVKVPPYQNQAINSPVSVGIFVVTNAGRSHDIQPFTYNPEPDPSIPLPATSESGQVAEVSVKKEVQSLTNPCSFKEQMKGVQSAGSNLDSAVMAPVIPLIKREEVIPMEVSSHPVAESIRSAQEGDMRSNISNSNHPFSIPMACQPREADQQAAIYTSTEPLSTMQKQDVTPTDSFSMPGEAILQQLPQQFLLKSEGLQHEESCSGPDTGVVGLLQIVETPEQQSQLPLFPQDGVAQLERAVRQLQAGGFSSTHSDGSNLVQQVLEAAAQQQLNQVLYNPTSPLSESMQQVQENISGQQLQSAENSLMKEQQQEQQQVLEDLQKQLQSELFQPDISMQCGIFQDDSQTKTPQQQSSAQAMAPDQGPFFHSAEGLHCTATQHQQEQTHQHQEQAALFQQAEELLSIQTSSFLQQPPANPSPPQQLFHNSSQLTNTQGSLFLTQKASPTQEQVQAVIFQNTLTVLTSSTLSSDQQSPAPGIFLPQGALPSQLSADSSQQPQQQQMAFLDSMATSASNTQSGSVFPSQLPPIEQNTPMGQQLSSQQPQQQGQSMFQNLSAHPPSSTLSPSQQQQQTGLLYCASTLSTQEQSPSMIFESSGPSQESQSPALLFYPNSVVSVSQQETTEPMSYQDQSSIVENQPVSEPQQQSLFEGQQPMQVVPSSGSSAEAPVTIFMPQSAISVLQGSLSSQDLTQATIFSTQNETVALQTSTSSAVQQQASPFQTTVNMTTSQSSQDQQPGIFLFAIQNECGQLISSSASALSSHHENDAPMQSLLNQPASISGDMQDSVSTSQNIEKIDDLLESLQEQGNNISRSF; encoded by the exons ATGCCCATGGGATGTCCTCGCACTGCTTGTCCTCCATCTTCCAGCCCCACGATGCACTCCCCGTCCTGTGTTACCGACCAGGCCGCTGAACATGACAACCCTGCTGCGGGTGAAGGTCCAAGTAGCAGTGGGGTTGTCAGAGCTCTTGCCATTGAGAGTAAGTCATCAGGGGTCGAACCGGATGCCATGGGATGCAGCAGTGGTGGTGGCAACTGgtctggaggagcaggaggaacaGCACCACAGCCCCAACAGTTCCAGTCAACTCCCTCGAAGCGCCGGACGGTACTAAATATCTCGCCCCCACCGGAGGATCTCCTGGATGACAGCCGCATGTCCTCCCATGAAGACCCAACCCAAGACTCTGAGCAGAGTGCCAGCATCTGGATGGATGACTCAGCCTCCAACTTCAGTATCGTGAGCTCCGGTTCCTATAATGATAACACTGAGGTACCACGCAAATCCCGCAAGCGTACACCACGTCAGCGTCCTGGACCCAAGCCCACCTCTGCCTCCGAGGCCAGCATGGATGTGTTTGATGCAGATAGCGCCAAAGGGCCGCACTTCGTCCTCTCCCAGCTGGCCTCGGATATCAAGGCTTGTCCCAAGGGAAG ttcaGCGGAGGGTTTGCAGTCAAGCAGTCCAAAAGCCAGCACGCTGTCTGTGCAGTACCCTGCGAAGAGCGAGGGCAAGGAGCTGAAGATTTTGGTACAACCAGAGACCCAGCATCGAGCACGCTACCTGACAGAAGGCAGTCGAGGGTCTGTGAAGGACCGCACACAGCAGGGTTTCCCCACTGTAAAG GTGGAGGGGGTGAACGAGCCGGTGGTTCTTCAGGTGTTTGTTGGTAATGACGCTGGCCGAGTGAAGCCACACGGCTTCTACCAGGCCTGCAGAGTGACTGGCCGCAACACCACGGCCTGTAAGGAGGTGGATATTGACAGCACCACAGTCATTGAAGTGGGCCTGGACCCAAGCAATAACATGACTCTGGC GGTGGACTGTGTTGGAATCCTCAAGTTGCGTAATGCTGATGTGGAAGCCCGCATTGGGGTGGCTGGCTCCAAAAAGAAGAGCACGCGAGCCCGTCTAGTGTTTCGGGTCAACATCCCCCGGCCCGACGGCTCTGTCCTCATTTTACAGGCTCCGTCTTCCCCTATCCTCTGCA CTCAGCCTGCTGGAGCACCTGAGATCCTGAAGAAGAGCCTACACAGCTGCTCTGTGAAAGGAGGTGAGGAGGTCTTTCTCATAGGAAAGAACTTCCTCAAGGGAGCTAAAGTCATATTCCAGGAAAACCCAGCAG atgaGAACTCCTGGCAGGCAGAGGCAGAGATTGACATGGAACTGTTTCACCAG AACCATTTAATTGTGAAAGTCCCTCCATACCAGAATCAAGCTATCAACTCCCCAGTCTCTGTGGGAATCTTTGTGGTGACCAATGCTGGGCGGTCTCATGACATACAGCCTTTCACTTACAATCCAGAACCTGATCCAAGCATTCCACTGCCTGCCACTTCAGAATCAG GTCAAGTGGCAGAAGTGTCTGTGAAGAAAGAAGTTCAGTCTTTGACCAATCCTTGTTCTTTCAAAGAGCAGATGAAAG GGGTACAGAGTGCTGGTTCTAACTTGGACAGTGCAGTGATGGCCCCAGTGATACCACTCATAAAGAGGGAAGAGGTCATTCCAATGGAAGTGTCCAGCCATCCTGTAGCAGAATCCATCAGATCTGCTCAGGAAGGAGACATGAGGTCCAACATCTCTAACAGTAACCACCCTTTCTCCATTCCCATGGCTTGTCAGCCAAGGGAAGCAGACCAACAGGCTGCTATCTACACAAGCACAGAGCCCCTGAGTACTATGCAGAAGCAGGATGTTACACCCACTGATTCCTTCTCCATGCCTGGGGAAGCcatcctccagcagctcccCCAGCAATTCCTCCTAAAATCTGAGGGCCTACAGCATGAGGAATCTTGCAGTGGCCCAGATACAGGTGTGGTGGGGCTCCTGCAGATAGTGGAGACTCCTGAGCAGCAGTCCCAGCTTCCTCTGTTCCCACAGGATGGGGTGGCCCAACTGGAGAGGGCAGTGCGCCAGCTCCAGGCCGGGGGGTTCTCCTCCACTCACTCAGATGGAAGCAACCTGGTGCAGCAGGTCCTGGAGGCAGCTGCTCAACAGCAGCTTAACCAAGTGCTCTACAACCCCACTTCCCCTCTCTCTGAGAGTATGCAACAGGTGCAAGAGAACATCAGTGGCCAGCAGCTGCAGTCAGCAGAAAACTCCCTTatgaaggagcagcagcaggaacaacAGCAGGTCCTTGAGGACCTACAAAAGCAACTTCAATCAGAACTGTTCCAACCAGATATATCCATGCAGTGTGGCATCTTCCAAGATGATTCTCAGACTAAAACACCCCAACAGCAGAGCTCTGCTCAGGCCATGGCACCAGACCAGGGGCCATTCTTTCACTCAGCAGAAGGTTTGCACTGCACAGCCACACAACATCAGCAGGAGCAGACGCACCAGCATCAGGAACAAGCAGCCCTTTTTCAGCAGGCTGAGGAGCTTCTGTCCATCCAGACTTCTAGCTTTCTTCAGCAGCCCCCTGCCAACCCCTCTCCACCTCAGCAGCTGTTTCACAACTCAAGTCAATTGACCAACACTCAGGGGTCACTATTTCTGACACAGAAGGCCTCTCCCACTCAGGAGCAGGTCCAAGCAGTCATCTTTCAGAACACCCTAACGGTTCTCACAAGCTCCACCTTGTCCTCAGACCAGCAGTCTCCCGCCCCAGGGATTTTTCTCCCTCAGGGTGCCCTACCCAGCCAGCTGTCAGCAGACAGTAGTCAACAACCGCAACAGCAACAGATGGCATTTCTTGACTCTATGGCGACATCTGCTTCCAATACTCAGTCAGGGTCAGTGTTTCCatcccagctgcctcccattgaGCAGAACACACCCATGGGACAACAGTTGTCATCccagcagccacagcagcagggCCAGAGCATGTTCCAGAACCTGTCAGCTCACCCTCCAAGCAGCACTCTCTCCCCaagccaacagcagcagcagacaggcCTCCTTTACTGTGCCAGCACCTTGAGCACCCAGGAGCAGTCTCCCAGCATGATCTTTGAAAGCAGTGGTCCTTCCCAGGAAAGTCAGAGCCCTGCTCTTCTCTTTTATCCAAATAGTGTGGTATCTGTGAGCCAGCAGGAGACTACAGAGCCCATGTCTTACCAGGACCAAAGCTCCATAGTGGAGAACCAGCCTGTCAGTGAGCCCCAACAGCAGAGCCTGTTTGAAGGCCAACAGCCCATGCAAGTGGTCCCAAGTTCTGGCAGCTCTGCTGAGGCCCCTGTCACCATCTTCATGCCCCAGTCTGCCATATCGGTCCTGCAAGGAAGCTTGAGCTCACAAGACCTTACCCAGGCAACAATCttctccacacagaatgagacGGTTGCTTTGCAGacctccacctcctctgctgtgcagcagcaggcatCGCCCTTCCAGACAACTGTAAACATGACCACAAGTCAGAGCAGCCAAGACCA